GAGAGTATCGTCGCTTCGGCACGCAAGAAGGCTGTCGAGATGACGTCCAAGGCGGAGGACGAAGCCGGTGTTCTGGCCGAGGAACACCGCGCAAAGGTTCTCGTCGAAGTAGAGGCAGAGATCGAGCAGATCAAGGCTGACGCGGATGTCGAGATCGAGACAGTGAAGAAGAGTATCGCTGACCGCTCCGGCAGAGCGGTCACGTTTATCGTCAATAGTGTTACGGAAGTGTAGGGACGTCTGCTTTCTCAAACGGGGCCATAACAGAATGACCCGAGGGGGGTGTCGCGAGTGCTCGTTCCCATGGCAAAGGTAGAGATTATCGGCCCGAAGAACCTGTTCTTCGACGTCGTTAGTCTTGTACACGAGCAAGGCAAGCTTCATATCGAGGATCTCTCGCGGAAGATCCAGTCCGGCGAGTTGCCGCTGGATCGGATGGAGGTTTTCGAGAAGCAGCAGGGGGACAAGGAGCGCATGGATGACATGCTCATCCGCGTACGTGCGATCCTCAAGGCGCTTCACCGCGACGATTTCAAGGTAGACACAGCTGCCAAGCGAGCCGAGTACGATCGCCTCTACGACCTCGACGCCGATGAGCTCGCCGTTGAGATATCCGGAGTCATCGGAGAGGTCGAAGACCGCACGGCGGCCCTGGCAACGAGTCACACCGCCATCGAGTCCGAGCTCTCGTTGCTCGCCCGGTACGAGCCGATTCTTCACAAGATCCAGCCTCTGGCCAAGCAGATCGTGACCACCGGCAACTACGAATCGGTGGCCCTCCTCGTTGAGCGCCGCTACAAGGCCGCTCTCGAGCAGCTCAAGGAGGAGCTCGACAAGCTCACCAAGAAGCAGTGCGAGATCGTGTCCACCGATGTCGATGAGGACACCACGGCGGCCATCGTCGTTTTCAACAAGAACTACTCCGAGCCGGTGCACAAGTTCCTGGCTATGGAGAATGTCAACCAGATCCGCCTCCCCAATGAGTTTGACGGCATGCCCTTCGACATGGCGTATGACACGCTGAAGGAACGCCGCAAGGAGTTGCCGACGGACCTGGGAGAGATTTCGACAGAGCTTGAGCTGATGTCCAACAAGTGGCAGCTGAAGCTAACCACGATTCGCGACGTGCTGATCGACAAGGTCGAGCAGATCAGTGCCATTCCGATGTTCGGTCGCACTGAGTATGCGTTCGTCGTTACGGGCTGGATGCCCGTTGCAGAAGTCGGCGCATTGCGGAGGATGGTCACCGAGAAATGGCGCGACGACGTGATCATCGAGCAGACCGCGATCCGCGAAGAGGAGTACGCGGAGACGCCGGTCGCGCTCAAGAATGCGAAGGCTCTCGAGCCCTTCCAGTTCCTCCTGGGCGTATACGGCATGCCTCGCTACGGCACGATCGATCCGACGTGGATGCTGTTCGTCTTCTACCCCCTGTTCTTCGGCATGATCGTCGGAGACCTGGGCTACGGTCTGGTCATGCTTGGCATCGTCGTGTGGTTGCGCATGAAGTTCCGTGACAATCCGAGCATCCAGCTGGCCACGTCGATTCTCGGACCGGCCGCCACCATGGTGCTCGCGTTCGGCATCCTATACGCGGAGTTCTTCGGTGATCTGCTCGGTCACTATCTGGGCTGGGTGGAGAACATCAAGGTTGCGGGGATCGCTTTGCCGTTCCACAGGACGGTGCTCGTCAAGGAGTTCATGTACATCGCCGTCGCGGTTGGTGTCGTGCATGTGCTCTTCGGCCTGGTGCTTGGCGTTGTCAATGCCGTGAAGATGAAGCACAAGAAGCACCTGTACGAGAAGGGCGGCATCCTCACACTCATCCTGGCCATACTCATTGCGGTCGGCCTGGGCATGTCCGCAGGTGTGCTCGGCGAATTGGCGACATGGGGTCAGCTCATATTCGCGGCTATCGCATTCGGCGGCTTCATCTTCGCGATACGTGGCGGCGGCGTCATGGGTGCTATTGAGACACTCGAGGCATTCACAGGCATGGCGAGCTACATACGTATCATGGCGGTCGGCCTGGCCGGCGCGATCTTCGCGGACGCGATCAACAAGATCGTCGCGAGCACCGGCAATATCGCCCTTGCTGCGATCATCGCCATCCTGCTTCACGGGCTGAACTTCATCATCTGCGCGTTCAGCCCCGCCATTCATGCTTTGCGTCTCAACTTCCTGGAGTTCTTTGGGAAGTTCTACGAGACTGGCAAGCAGCAGTACAAGCCATTCACGAAAACCGGAGGTGAAAAGAGCGCATGATCAAGAATCGGCTCGCAAGGTGGGTGTTTGGCAGCACATTCGTGCTGACCATGCTGATCCCCGCAATCGCTCTGGCAGAGGAAGCTGCCGCAGCGGCGCCCGCGGATTGGCAGACGAACGTCGGCAGGGCTCTTGCCGCAGGTCTGGCTATGGGTCTGTCCGCTCTGGGTGCAGGCTATGCGCAGGCCAAGATCGGCTCCGCTGGCGCAGGAACACTCGCTGAGCGCCCTGAGGTTGCAATCTGGATCATCACGCTCCAGGCGCTTCCGGAGATTATCGTTCTGCTCGGTTTCGTTTCCGCGATCATGATTAGCGGCGGCTAGCAGATTACGCCGCACTCGAATCGCGAACCGCGG
The nucleotide sequence above comes from Actinomycetota bacterium. Encoded proteins:
- a CDS encoding ATPase; the protein is MAMGLSALGAGYAQAKIGSAGAGTLAERPEVAIWIITLQALPEIIVLLGFVSAIMISGG
- a CDS encoding V-type ATPase 116kDa subunit family protein, with translation MAKVEIIGPKNLFFDVVSLVHEQGKLHIEDLSRKIQSGELPLDRMEVFEKQQGDKERMDDMLIRVRAILKALHRDDFKVDTAAKRAEYDRLYDLDADELAVEISGVIGEVEDRTAALATSHTAIESELSLLARYEPILHKIQPLAKQIVTTGNYESVALLVERRYKAALEQLKEELDKLTKKQCEIVSTDVDEDTTAAIVVFNKNYSEPVHKFLAMENVNQIRLPNEFDGMPFDMAYDTLKERRKELPTDLGEISTELELMSNKWQLKLTTIRDVLIDKVEQISAIPMFGRTEYAFVVTGWMPVAEVGALRRMVTEKWRDDVIIEQTAIREEEYAETPVALKNAKALEPFQFLLGVYGMPRYGTIDPTWMLFVFYPLFFGMIVGDLGYGLVMLGIVVWLRMKFRDNPSIQLATSILGPAATMVLAFGILYAEFFGDLLGHYLGWVENIKVAGIALPFHRTVLVKEFMYIAVAVGVVHVLFGLVLGVVNAVKMKHKKHLYEKGGILTLILAILIAVGLGMSAGVLGELATWGQLIFAAIAFGGFIFAIRGGGVMGAIETLEAFTGMASYIRIMAVGLAGAIFADAINKIVASTGNIALAAIIAILLHGLNFIICAFSPAIHALRLNFLEFFGKFYETGKQQYKPFTKTGGEKSA
- a CDS encoding V-type ATPase subunit subunit G family protein; translation: MDEKVLEDIQFHQETLSHDANSPLHLIREKEMAISGRVLAAKSEAESIVASARKKAVEMTSKAEDEAGVLAEEHRAKVLVEVEAEIEQIKADADVEIETVKKSIADRSGRAVTFIVNSVTEV